From one Nonomuraea polychroma genomic stretch:
- a CDS encoding CopG family transcriptional regulator: MTIPELLDEIRAEVGKRGLSRYVAEALRFKRERDRLVELVHWLEGEYGPVSDDERAAAIEKLEELDVEHDRRRVIT; encoded by the coding sequence GTGACGATCCCGGAACTCCTTGACGAGATCCGCGCGGAGGTGGGGAAGCGTGGCCTGTCGCGGTACGTCGCCGAGGCGTTGCGTTTCAAGCGTGAGCGGGACCGATTGGTGGAGCTGGTGCACTGGCTTGAGGGAGAATACGGCCCAGTTTCTGATGACGAGCGCGCGGCAGCGATCGAGAAGTTGGAAGAGCTCGATGTTGAGCACGATCGCAGGCGGGTCATCACATGA
- a CDS encoding M15 family metallopeptidase codes for MAVVASLLVPPAAAQAHVQGPMDWLVQGRGWRDPGNLRELRKEAERSAKELEEATKALEKRRSTIAASEKELKSKLTALQELERRLAVMRQPVSQMVELLYEQPIAGGGVFPFMTEGADQRTLRALTDATQIVAVRQQAVEQTSALYKEAERLVAEAQELRAGNLLAEAQMAAEVDTLRQRSDKIVKSLTAALVKLGIKIDKVGRAALGCDPLRAATAGDYPNGLIPKGMLCPLQQKGFSLRADATIAFVSLNEAYRKRFGKPMCVTDAYRSLAEQQSIYYRRPGFAAVPGRSNHGLGLAVDLCGGVERAGSAEFVWMEKNSKKYGWFHPSWAYSSPFEPWHWEYDPKMDSLL; via the coding sequence ATGGCGGTGGTGGCTTCTCTGCTGGTGCCTCCCGCAGCGGCCCAGGCTCACGTTCAGGGCCCGATGGATTGGCTGGTCCAGGGCCGGGGGTGGCGGGATCCGGGGAATCTGCGTGAGCTGAGGAAAGAAGCCGAGCGGTCTGCCAAGGAGCTCGAGGAGGCCACCAAGGCCCTTGAGAAGCGGCGGAGCACCATCGCGGCCTCCGAGAAGGAGCTCAAGAGCAAGTTGACGGCGCTGCAGGAGCTGGAGCGGCGGCTTGCGGTGATGCGGCAGCCCGTGTCGCAAATGGTGGAGTTGCTGTACGAGCAGCCGATCGCGGGCGGTGGGGTTTTCCCGTTCATGACCGAGGGAGCGGATCAGCGGACTCTGCGGGCGCTGACCGATGCCACCCAGATCGTGGCGGTACGGCAGCAGGCCGTCGAGCAGACCAGTGCGCTCTACAAGGAAGCGGAGCGGCTGGTGGCCGAGGCTCAGGAGCTTCGGGCGGGGAATCTGCTGGCGGAGGCTCAGATGGCGGCCGAAGTCGATACGTTGCGGCAGCGGTCGGACAAGATCGTGAAGTCGCTGACCGCGGCGCTGGTGAAGCTGGGTATCAAGATTGACAAGGTGGGGCGGGCGGCGCTGGGCTGTGATCCGTTGCGGGCGGCGACGGCCGGCGACTATCCCAACGGGCTCATCCCCAAGGGCATGCTCTGTCCATTGCAGCAGAAGGGGTTCAGCCTGAGGGCCGACGCCACCATCGCCTTCGTCAGCTTGAACGAGGCGTATCGCAAGCGGTTCGGGAAGCCCATGTGCGTGACCGACGCTTACCGGAGTCTGGCTGAGCAGCAGTCCATTTACTATCGGCGGCCGGGGTTCGCCGCCGTGCCGGGGCGGAGCAACCACGGGCTCGGGCTGGCTGTGGACCTGTGCGGCGGGGTGGAGAGAGCCGGTTCCGCCGAGTTCGTGTGGATGGAGAAGAACTCCAAGAAGTATGGATGGTTCCATCCGTCCTGGGCCTACAGCAGCCCGTTCGAGCCGTGGCATTGGGAGTATGACCCCAAGATGGATTCGCTTCTCTGA
- a CDS encoding carbohydrate kinase family protein, producing MPDFWIIGPIAWDLALYVDHLPASGHFVQASETAERPGGTGANVAVALSQAGGRVHMIGYVGTDTAGQNMINLLTAAGVDVGQVQVLEGRTSTVVLLVEPNGERTIIGIHPDLLHTITIPTQAMAPGDIVYFAAWHDTFTAAAQAMAVAGALITSVPPGTIPAMQYLIGSRNDFTAVPDKTIAIMTEGANGVTVYSSGKSAHYPAIPADVVDATGAGDAFAAGLLWEVGNGKTLVEGVHLGLAWAAASVQERSSMPTKLQ from the coding sequence ATGCCTGACTTCTGGATCATCGGCCCCATCGCGTGGGACCTCGCCCTGTACGTTGACCACCTCCCCGCAAGTGGTCACTTCGTTCAAGCCAGCGAGACTGCCGAGCGCCCAGGCGGAACCGGAGCCAATGTCGCCGTCGCGCTTAGCCAGGCCGGCGGACGCGTCCACATGATCGGCTACGTGGGAACCGACACCGCCGGCCAGAACATGATCAATTTGCTTACGGCTGCCGGAGTCGATGTCGGGCAGGTACAGGTCCTGGAGGGACGCACGTCCACCGTGGTTCTGCTCGTGGAGCCCAACGGCGAACGCACCATCATCGGCATCCACCCTGACCTGCTTCACACCATCACGATCCCCACACAAGCCATGGCGCCCGGAGACATCGTCTACTTTGCCGCCTGGCACGACACGTTCACCGCCGCAGCCCAAGCCATGGCCGTTGCAGGAGCGCTGATCACGAGCGTACCGCCAGGCACAATCCCCGCCATGCAGTACCTGATCGGATCCCGTAACGACTTCACCGCTGTCCCCGACAAGACCATCGCCATCATGACGGAAGGCGCAAACGGGGTCACCGTCTACTCATCCGGCAAGAGCGCTCATTACCCAGCCATTCCCGCAGATGTGGTGGACGCGACTGGTGCGGGTGATGCCTTCGCCGCAGGCCTGCTTTGGGAGGTCGGCAACGGAAAGACGCTGGTCGAAGGCGTGCATCTCGGGCTGGCCTGGGCCGCCGCATCCGTCCAGGAGAGATCGTCCATGCCGACCAAACTTCAGTGA